The segment CGCTATTACGACAGTTATAACCTGCATTATACTCATTCAATAAATTCATATATTCGTGAGATTCTTGAGTATTTAATACTGGTAATCCAGCAGCCGCATAATCGCCTACTTTATTAATAATACTTCCTGCAGCTCCTTTAGTTATTGGGTTAACAGCCACATCACATTGGACTAAGATCTCAATCATTTTTTCATAGGGTAACCTATCTATAAAATCACAATTGATTTGAAGCTCTTTTGAATAATTAACAAAAGTTTTTTTTAACGGACCATTGCCAATTATTTTTAGTTTCATCTTATGATATCCCTGTTTTTTTACAATGTTCATTGCTTCAATAACTGATTTCAAATCATAATTATGTCCTAATGTTCCAATATATACGAGCCAAAATTCTTCATTCTTTTTTTCAGAATAAATATTCTTAGCTATACTATCAAAATACACAAGATCAGTACCCAAAAATGCACTAAGTCCTTCTTTACATTTCTGATTTATAGAAAGTGCTCTTTCTATATAGGTTTGTGAAACCCCAATAATTTCATCTGCATTTTCATAAATAAAATTTGCTTTTTTAATCATATTTCCAAAAATGTGTTTACCGATAATTGGGAATTTAAGTACTATTTTGAATGCCTCAGGCCACAAATCTTGAATATCAATTATAAATTTTATGTCATTTTCTTTTGCAAATGA is part of the Planococcus shenhongbingii genome and harbors:
- a CDS encoding glycosyltransferase family 4 protein, which translates into the protein MIERKDILMITHFNTLPGENGNSRFNFIANLLATNHNVEVVTTNFSHGTKRFRELNNILFQKQKYKITFVNELGYKKNVSPMRLISHYYFGKNLKIFLSSRKKPSVIYCSVPSLDAGYIAASFAKENDIKFIIDIQDLWPEAFKIVLKFPIIGKHIFGNMIKKANFIYENADEIIGVSQTYIERALSINQKCKEGLSAFLGTDLVYFDSIAKNIYSEKKNEEFWLVYIGTLGHNYDLKSVIEAMNIVKKQGYHKMKLKIIGNGPLKKTFVNYSKELQINCDFIDRLPYEKMIEILVQCDVAVNPITKGAAGSIINKVGDYAAAGLPVLNTQESHEYMNLLNEYNAGYNCRNSDSKDLSEKIIKLYENPEIKEEQGKNNRRLAEDKFDRNKTYSALVTKVVNA